A genome region from Nicotiana tabacum cultivar K326 chromosome 13, ASM71507v2, whole genome shotgun sequence includes the following:
- the LOC107798251 gene encoding uncharacterized protein LOC107798251: MQEMQSLNEVEEVFFDSVESLLLEEPAFVEKKSGYDLWLEEPESVKTRRENFLHEMGFVEFDCLPSVVSDESDSMGLNRITESSGAVCSSASEEDFMCNVRESSGSANSSADELDQIWFDDVAEVSSSGCTVHSPDGEHTCFDATSDPTHGKDSKSKNQKMKKWWKQFSQKMRKSQSTEVSKVFTEKQKVTPMEVHLNRKKIKEFSAVYCGQEISAHSGLIWTMKFSPDGKYLASGGEDGVVRIWLVTFDSSCESPEFNFSCHLIKGKHGHKKNKSCYTPVIVPEKVFKIDESPLHEFHGHTAGILDLAWSSSNCLLSSSMDETVRLWEVGSDGCHGVFPHNNYVTCIQFNPVNENIFISGSIDGKVRIWGVPEKRVVEWADVHDLVTAVAYQPNGKGFIVGCISGTCRFYEVNDETLLSLNTQIHLHSKKKSSGSRITGIQFFENDSQRVMITSEDSKIHNLDRVEVVQKYKGLSKSGSHTSATFTSTGKHIVSVGEDSHVYLWDYNDISIQASKQTKSIRSCEHFHSKGVSVAIPWAGQATTADDSENFGSSNVDPLIGEPQEDFSKTRDSSRFSIGNWFTMDVSSRGSVTWPEEMLLPSAENYEHHSTYHDDPLYQHNKNVNYRALSPAWGLVVVTAGWDGKIRTFHNYGLPVRV, encoded by the exons atgcaagaaatgcagagtTTAAATGAAGTAgaagaagttttctttgattcTGTTGAGTCACTGTTGTTAGAAGAACCTGCTTTTGTAGAAAAGAAGTCGGGGTATGATTTATGGTTGGAGGAGCCAGAAAGTGTGAAGACACGACGAGAGAATTTTTTGCACGAAATGGGATTTGTTGAATTTGACTGCCTGCCTAGTGTAGTCTCTGATGAATCTGATTCAATGGGACTGAATAGGATTACAGAAAGCAGTGGTGCAGTCTGTAGTTCTGCTTCAGAGGAAGATTTTATGTGTAATGTAAGGGAATCCAGTGGTAGTGCAAATTCGTCTGCCGATGAATTAGATCAGATTTGGTTTGATGATGTTGCTGAAGTTTCAAGTAGTGGTTGCACTGTTCATTCTCCTGATGGAGAACATACTTGTTTTGATGCCACTTCCGACCCCACTCACGGTAAGGATAGCAAGTCGAAAAACCAGAAAATGAAGAAGTGGTGGAAACAATTTAGCCAAAAGATGAGGAAAAGTCAATCAACTGAGGTATCTAAGGTATTCACTGAAAAGCAGAAGGTAACTCCAATGGAAGTGCATCTGAACAGGAAAAAAATTAAGGAGTTCAGTGCTGTTTACTGTGGACAAGAAATTAGTGCTCACAGTGGCCTAATTTGGACAATGAAGTTTAGTccagatgggaaatatttggcaaGTGGTGGTGAAGATGGGGTTGTTCGAATTTGGCTGGTCACTTTCGATTCATCATGTGAATCACCTGAGTTCAATTTCAGCTGTCACCTCATCAAAGGGAAGCATGGACATAAAAAGAACAAGTCTTGTTACACCCCTGTTATTGTTCCTGAGAAGGTATTCAAGATTGACGAGTCACCGCTGCATGAGTTTCATGGCCATACTGCTGGCATATTGGACCTTGCTTGGTCCTCTTCTAAC TGTCTTCTATCATCATCCATGGATGAAACTGTTCGTCTATGGGAAGTTGGTTCGGATGGATGTCATGGAGTTTTTCCCCACAACAACTATG TGACATGCATCCAATTCAATCCTGTTAACGAGAACATCTTCATCAGTGGCTCCATAGATGGAAAAGTTCGTATTTGGGGAGTTCCAGAAAAGCGAGTTGTGGAATGGGCCGATGTGCATGACCTTGTGACTGCCGTAGCGTATCAACCAAATGGCAAG GGCTTTATAGTTGGTTGTATCTCTGGTACTTGCCGCTTCTATGAAGTAAACGATGAAACTTTACTTTCCCTCAACACACAAATACATCTTCATAGTAAGAAGAAATCCTCTGGCAGTAGAATTACAGGCATTCAG TTTTTCGAAAATGACTCTCAAAGAGTTATGATAACATCTGAGGATTCCAAAATCCATAATCTTGATCGGGTCGAGGTTGTGCAAAAATATAAAG GTCTATCAAAATCAGGAAGCCACACATCTGCCACATTTACCTCAACCGGGAAACACATAGTATCAGTTGGAGAGGACTCGCACGTATATCTTTGGGACTATAATGACATAAGCATCCAAGCGTCCAAACAAACAAAATCTATACGGTCGTGTGAGCATTTCCACTCCAAAGGCGTTTCTGTTGCAATACCATGGGCAGGACAGGCAACAACAGCAGATGATTCAGAAAATTTTGGCAGTTCTAACGTTGATCCACTAATAGGTGAACCTCAAGAGGATTTTTCTAAGACAAGGGATTCAAGCCGATTTTCCATAGGAAATTGGTTTACTATGGATGTATCATCTAGGGGTTCTGTAACATGGCCAGAGGAAATGCTTCTACCCAGTGCTGAAAATTATGAACACCATTCTACTTATCACGATGATCCTCTTTATCAGCATAACAAAAATGTTAACTACAGAGCATTATCTCCGGCATGGGGCCTTGTCGTTGTGACAGCTGGTTGGGATGGAAAGATTCGGACATTCCACAACTATGGATTGCCGGTAAGAGTTTAA
- the LOC107798250 gene encoding large ribosomal subunit protein eL14-like, whose protein sequence is MPFKRFVEIGRVALINYGKEYGKLVVIVDVIYQNRALVDALDMVRSQINFKRLSLTDIKIDIKRIPKKKTLVEAMEAADVKTKWENSSWGRKLIVQKRRAALNDFDRFKLMLAKIKRVVVVRQELAMLKKTAA, encoded by the coding sequence ATGCCGTTCAAGAGGTTCGTGGAGATTGGAAGGGTAGCCTTAATCAACTACGGAAAGGAATATGGCAAGCTGGTCGTTATCGTCGACGTCATCTACCAAAATAGGGCTCTTGTTGATGCCCTCGACATGGTAAGGAGCCAAATTAACTTCAAGAGACTTTCACTCACAGATATCAAAATTGACATCAAAAGAATCCCAAAGAAGAAGACATTGGTTGAGGCTATGGAAGCTGCTGATGTGAAGACCAAGTGGGAGAACAGTTCTTGGGGAAGGAAGTTGATAGTGCAGAAGAGGAGGGCTGCACTTAATGATTTTGACAGGTTCAAGCTTATGCTGGCAAAGATTAAGAGGGTCGTAGTTGTGAGACAAGAACTTGCAATGCTTAAGAAGACTGCTGCTTAA